The window ATATTTCATGAcattttcaacgaaaattgaGGTTAAATCATCGACTGGAGCATCTGCCCCTCTAATAACAACAATAATCATCAAAATCACATGTTTTCACCCCCAAAGCCACTCACTTGGGGGATGAAGTACCCAAATGACGACTTCTGGGGGTCGAAACCCCTCATTTTCACCGAATTCTCACCCAAAAAACATCTCCAACGCTCCCCCCTCAACCTCATCCCATCAGAACCCCCAAAACATCAGGAATTACCCCCTCCCCAACCCCTAAAAATCCAGAAACAGATACCCTACCTTCAGACGTCAGCTTCGTCAGCACGAAGATGAGGTAATTGTTGAAATCCGGGAACTTGTTGAGCTCCTCCAATTTCTGATCACATCTTTGTTAAGAAAAACACCAATCAGACGCCATTTACCCCACCCCAAACTTAATTACGAGACTTTGGTGACCCTGAGACACTTCAAAACCTCCCCCAGACCTCCAACGAACGTTCCTGGGGTTCGTCGATGATAAACCAACGACAGGACGAACTAATCGATAACACAAATCGTCGATTTTTCACGTCCCGAGGGGGAGGTAAATCGAGACAAAGGAAATGTCGGAGAAAATGGGGCACGTTTCGACAATCAGAGACGATCGGGTGCAGAAATCCAGGGGATGATCGTCAGGAAGTCGTTGGGGGGCTGACGATTTTGGGAAAATCgtcttgacaattttttttatggcgtCCAAATCGTCCACAGGACGTGGCAGAGGTTAATTGGAGCTGATTATCACGTAAATTGGGACTTGTTAGGGTGCACTGGCCCGCCAGGGCACCCCCGGGAATCAAATTTGTCAATAAAAGCACGCCCTTGGGTCACCCCATCGACCTGTCGTCGGTTATCACTGCACTTACCTTCAGGATGACGCCGTAATTTTGGGGTTTTGGTGATAAATTATTAAGACAAAAGGATACTTGTTGTACGGCACGTTGAGTAGCGGTGTCTGGGCTCTGTGACTCCTGCAGGAGCGTGAGAATTTGTCGAAGTCCTTCCTCCTGCGGTTGCCACGCCATTTTCATCGTGTTTTTTCACTAGCACCACTGAACAGACCGAGTCGTCTATCACTTCACGGTACACCGGAAACTCACCGCATGTAGCACCATCAGCGGACCAGGCGAGCAGTGGAACGAGTCAAAATGGCGGTTGGGGGTTTTCTGGGGATTTAATGATTCGAGGAAACGATGAAAAACGGTTTTGTGGAGGTGATTGGGCCACGGGAGGTGGGGTAAACGGTGGATTAGGGAGTTTTTGGGGAATTCTAGGGGAAATATGGGAGGACAGTTGACGCGCGTTGTTGGGGATTTGGGAGCACTTCCGGTCGCTTCGGCGGTGGACTTATTGTTTATCGGTGGTGGGGGGTTTTTTGGGGGTTTTAGGGGGCGGGTGGGGGGTGGGGATGGTTTTTGGGGGGAAAATGGCCGGGAAGGGAAATGGATCTGGCGGAATGACGCCATTTGCGGGGGGTGGGAGACGGTTTTTAGGGGGAAAATGGACGGGAAGGGAAATGGATCTGGGGGAATGACGCCATTTGCGTGGGGGAAAGAGTTTTTGGGTGGGGATTTTGGGGGGTGATTTGGGGATCGTTTGGGAATGGAATTTTGGGGATTGGGAATTAATGATTtggtattattatttttgtgggGTCCCTAGAGTCAGCCATATTGAtaattgttgatgaaaattatggaaatttgggGTAATTAATTTGGGAAATACAAAGGAAAAGatttggaaattgaaattcgatatttattttgtaattatctcattctctcggcaaataattaattaaaaactgtCGTAACGTGTCGTCTAACTAATAGTAACTATATAGGGTCCCTATGGCGGCCATGTTTATCACTAGATCTTACCATCTAGATTCATATTATCTATCATTTCTTTTAATGGCGGATCAGATAACCAGATGAACCACAACAACTTTAATTTCGTTACTAGGGaattaatgatttattatcattatattTCTAGGGTCCCTAGACTCACCAGACAACACTTAGGGAAAAAACTCTATAAATCACCTCCAGGAGCAGTTCACCCTCAAAAAAAGAACTAGAACAGTTCCCTAGAGCtccagaaaattaataataatttccccaaaactatttaatttctcaaaaaaaaattcctgaacgataaaatgaaaaatatttcgacaacaaaaaaattccctagtTTTATCGAACCCTAAACGACTCGACTGACATTTCCAAATTCTTCAtgaactcattaaaaaattgtggaacaaaaaaaaaaaaaaaaaatctgtttcaCGTGATTGACACCTACTACAGGATCAGCTTATTGTCAACGACAATCAGCTCGATTAACCATAACTttattaatggaaaataaaatgtgaacGATTTTTACACTTTATTATCCCATCAGGAAACATCACATGTCCCTTACAACTATATTCGCATTAAATAAAGAAGAGGAGGATCGATTGTTCTttgatattgtttaaataacaAGGAGATCGTTCTCTTGACGAGGACAACGTCTGCACCAACAAATTACGATGTCCCACTACTTTCCTATGATAAATGTCGTTGGAGTGAGCGTTTAATATTCTGGAATCTTGACTTTCTCGATCGTACTGGGGTCTGCGATCTGCATTAactgaaaaaacaaataaagtcGGAAGTGGAATAAAGTAGAGATATATATTGTAGAGGTGGTTTTTGaatatatcgatatcgatattgatatttttatttagagaTATTGATGTATCGATGTATcggggtttttatttttaagttgTAA of the Diachasmimorpha longicaudata isolate KC_UGA_2023 chromosome 20, iyDiaLong2, whole genome shotgun sequence genome contains:
- the LOC135171439 gene encoding uncharacterized protein LOC135171439, yielding MFPDGIIKWNCSSSFFEGELLLEVIYRVFSLSVVCNEIKVVVMGPHKNNNTKSLIPNPQNSIPKRSPNHPPKSPPKNSFPHANGVIPPDPFPFPSIFPLKTVSHPPQMASFRQIHFPSRPFSPQKPSPPPTRPLKPPKNPPPPINNKSTAEATGSAPKSPTTRVNCPPIFPLEFPKNSLIHRLPHLPWPNHLHKTVFHRFLESLNPQKTPNRHFDSFHCSPGPLMVLHAWC